The Amycolatopsis japonica nucleotide sequence CCGGCAGCCGATGTAGCCGTCTTCCGGCTTGAGCGCGACGACGGCCGCGCCGTGCGGGAGCCGCAGCGTGCGGCGGTACGCGCCGTCGCGCCATTCCTCAACGCCGGGGACACCGGTCGCGACGAGATGCCCGAAGAGGTTGTCCGGGAACAGCGGCTTCCGGTACGGCAGGCGCAGGTTGAGCGTCCCGGGCGCGGTCGCCGGCGCGGTGCGGACACGGGCGCGCAGTTCCGTCGGGGACAGGGCGAAGACCTCACGGACGGTGTCGTTGAAGGTCCGGACGCTGCCGAACCCCGCCGCGAGGGCGACGTCGATCATCGACAGGCCGGTCGTCTCGATCAGCAGCCGCGCCGTCTGCGCCCGTTGCGCACGGGCGAGGCTGAGCGGGCCCGCGCCGAGTTCGGCGCGCACGTGCCGCTCCACCTGCCGGACGCTGTAACCGAGCCGGGCGGCCAGCCCGCTCACGCCGTCGGTGTCGACGACGCCGTCGGCGATCAGCCGCATCGCCCTGGCCACCAGGTCCGCGCGCTCGTTCCACTGCGGCGACCCGGGGCTGGCGTCCGGGCGGCACCGTTTGCAGGCACGGAACCCGGCCTCCTGCGCGGCCGCCGCGCTCGGGTAGAACGTCATGTTCTCCGGCTTGGGCGGGACGACCGGGCAGCTCGCCCGGCAGTAGATCCGCGTCGTCAGGACGGCGGTGAAGAACCAGCCGTCGAACCGGGCGTCCTTCGCCTGGACCGCGCGGACGCAGCGTTCGAAATCCTCATGCACCAGGCCAGCATCACCGACCGCACCGGGTGCGGTCTAGCGGAAATGCGACATGGCGGTCAGGGCAGGAGCGCGGTCAGCGCCGGCACGTCGAGCCCGACCAGCGACGAACGGAACACCCGCCGCTCTCCCGGTTCGACGTCGACGTCGTTCGGGATCACCACCACCGTGCAGCCCGCGGCGGCCGCGGAAGCCGCGCCGGGCGGTGAATCCTCGATCGCCACGCACCGGGAAGCCGGGACTCCCAGCAACTCCGTGGCCAGCTGATACGGCCTCGCGTGCGGCTTGTTCAGACCATCGACCTCGTCACCGCAGACCGTGGCGGCGAAGTACTCACGGCCGATGGTGTTGAGCGCGAGTTCGGTCAGCGACCGTTCGGTGGAGGTGACCAGCGCCATCGGGACACCGTTGGCGCGCAACAGTTCGAGCAGCTCCTGCGCGCCGGGGCGCCACGGGAGGGGGCCGTCGAAGAGGTTGGCCGTGCGGCGGCGGATCCACTCCCCCATCTCGGCGATCGACTCGGGCGTCACGGGCCTGGCGCACACTTCGAGGAGGAACGCGGCCGTGTCGTCCATATTGGACCCGACGAGACTCAGGCGCTGTTCCTCGGTCAGGCTGCCGCCGAGGCTTTCGACGGCCTCGTAGAGCGCGACGTCCCACAGCTTCTCCGAGTCGACCAGCGTGCCGTCCATGTCCCACAGCACGGCGGCGAGTCCGTCCGGTGTGGACGGTTCGGTCACGGCTCCCCCTCACGTTCGGTCAGGCCTTCCGGAGCCCACGGTAGCCGAGACGGATTCACGTCGACGGCCAGGTGGTTGCCCGAAATGTCGCATTGCGTCGGCTCCGCGCGGTTCGCCGCCACGAAACGCCACCGGACATGCCCAACGGCGCACGGCCCCCTGGTCGTAGGCTGGTCCGGTGAGTGAGCCCGTCGACGAGACCCAGCGGCCCGGCCGCGACCACCCGGATGACACCAAGCCGATCATGATCGTCGCCTTCGAAGGATGGAACGACGCAGGTGACGCGGCCAGCCGGGCGGTCGAGCATCTCCAGCTCAACTGGGATGCGACCCCACTGAGCGAGCTGAGTCCTGACGAGTACTACGACTTCCAGGTCAGCAGACCGACCGTGCGCATGGTGGACGGCGTCACCCGGCGGGTCGACTGGCCGACCACGCGGCTCTCGGTGTGCCGCCCGGAGGGCTTCAGCCGGGACATCGTGCTGGTGCAGGGGCCCGAACCGAACATGCGCTGGCGCGCCTTCTGCGCCGAACTGCTGGAGCACATCCAGCAGCTGGAGGTCTCCACCGTCGTCACCCTCGGCGCGCTACTGGCCGACACCGCGCACACCCGGCCCGTCCCGGTCACCGGGACGGCGTACGACAAGGACACCGCTTCGCAGTTCGGGCTGGAGCTGAACAACTACCAGGGACCGACCG carries:
- a CDS encoding DNA-3-methyladenine glycosylase 2 family protein, giving the protein MHEDFERCVRAVQAKDARFDGWFFTAVLTTRIYCRASCPVVPPKPENMTFYPSAAAAQEAGFRACKRCRPDASPGSPQWNERADLVARAMRLIADGVVDTDGVSGLAARLGYSVRQVERHVRAELGAGPLSLARAQRAQTARLLIETTGLSMIDVALAAGFGSVRTFNDTVREVFALSPTELRARVRTAPATAPGTLNLRLPYRKPLFPDNLFGHLVATGVPGVEEWRDGAYRRTLRLPHGAAVVALKPEDGYIGCRLTLSDLRDLSTAISRCRRLLDLDADPAAVDEALAADPLLGPLVAAAPGRRVPRTVDGDEFAVRAVLGQQVSTAAARTHAARLVLAHGEPVDDPDGGLTHVFPDAASLADIDPESLAMPQSRKRTLLGLVAELNDGGLDLGAGSDWQFARERLHALPGFGPWTVESIAMRSLGDPDAFLPTDLGVKVAAKGFGLGPAAFAAHAERWRPWRAYAVQHLWATGDHPINRLPAA
- a CDS encoding HAD family hydrolase, translated to MTEPSTPDGLAAVLWDMDGTLVDSEKLWDVALYEAVESLGGSLTEEQRLSLVGSNMDDTAAFLLEVCARPVTPESIAEMGEWIRRRTANLFDGPLPWRPGAQELLELLRANGVPMALVTSTERSLTELALNTIGREYFAATVCGDEVDGLNKPHARPYQLATELLGVPASRCVAIEDSPPGAASAAAAGCTVVVIPNDVDVEPGERRVFRSSLVGLDVPALTALLP
- a CDS encoding PAC2 family protein; the protein is MSEPVDETQRPGRDHPDDTKPIMIVAFEGWNDAGDAASRAVEHLQLNWDATPLSELSPDEYYDFQVSRPTVRMVDGVTRRVDWPTTRLSVCRPEGFSRDIVLVQGPEPNMRWRAFCAELLEHIQQLEVSTVVTLGALLADTAHTRPVPVTGTAYDKDTASQFGLELNNYQGPTGIVGVLQDYCVQAGVPAVSIWAAVPHYVSHPPSPKATLALLHKLEDVLDVEIPLGALPEQAEEWQRTVTEMAEEDEEISEYVRGLEERGDAETEFTLDDVSGDKIAAEFERYLRRRRPGQDGPGRG